A stretch of Hypomesus transpacificus isolate Combined female chromosome 7, fHypTra1, whole genome shotgun sequence DNA encodes these proteins:
- the LOC124469670 gene encoding MAPK-interacting and spindle-stabilizing protein-like — protein MPPLWNTPWRHSKTRWRAATPLMPPGRPPASSLLLSPPSSGRPGSNARPVLPPIPPGRKTPSHSPSPSPATLPDLGPRP, from the exons ATGCCACCTCTCTGGAACACACCCTGGAGACACTCCAAG ACCAGGTGGAGAGCAGCCACACCCCTGATGCCCCCCGGCCGGCCTccggcctcctctctcctgctgtcacCCCCCTCGTCTGGGCGCCCAGGCTCCAACGCCAGACCCGTcctgccccccatccccccgGGGCGCAAGACCCCctcccacagccccagccccagccccgccACCCTCCCCGACCTCGGACCCAGACCCTGA